The uncultured Methanobrevibacter sp. genome has a segment encoding these proteins:
- a CDS encoding DEAD/DEAH box helicase, translated as MIEMASRPITKTWWGEKWLDALKGVDYTNRIGRGKTYANTGRVYDIIINDNLALAKVKGNYQSFYNVSVEFKQFSQSEKNTIIKAIYENPTVMSALLNRKLPREVYDLLKSHKVNVFPTSHKDLNTDCNCPDYATICKHIAGLVYMIALEIDKDPFLIFKLRGLDLLDSLNLEIEPTSVKDISELFENSDTPEDSQLDFSKIPDLHAQIFQLLDENPVFYSKDFKSILDNIYKSMARFSKKRCENYTRQGWGTYEWYVKVDFDYDNFKGSEDEYVDWLEEIFLKRWGMPNQWEEFKLNINNNYEISKITTDRTCPITDEALLFGFFTELGESNITKFNKDIRFMNMVYQFSRELIKKHALIPELFKSSKAYHIRWIPAIFDREISKIIDSLTAQCPDELITFKNSKISRKDQIITAASLFVKGFFEKYLSQGTSQAIKKNYGEDVFRLFFIKPQKFKKSPTTPEAISQWLSRFQISSRDYDLYLLVEETARGFDVDICVNDEMENIYDAIGKTNDPLLKTNLLKDTYIINEIYPKFNDTLSLNENLKLNLDDFTNFFLNTLPLFEVMGLKIILPKSLQKIFKPKLKLDITSQNEQSYITFNDLTGFNWKVAIGNTSCSPEEFKRLAEKSKGLVKIANEFVMLDERDVKSLIKQIDRLPEKLNRHDITKAVLSGEIMEGDVEVDGDFDELIESITQFDDINVPQNITAKLRDYQKRGFSWLVQNIRTGFGSILADDMGLGKTLQVLTAIQYLKQEGYLEKEHVLVIAPTSLLTNWQEEIRKFTPDLTSYIFHGTHRRFTKKKYDVYLTSYGVLRSDLAKFKRHKWFLCIIDEAQNIKNPGTKQTKAVKSIKAKHKIAMSGTPVENRLSEYWSIFDFTNKGYLTSLKKFRQNYIVPIEKEKNQDTLNNFRQITQPFILRRLKSDKNIIKDLPNKIVNDIYCNLTKEQVALYKETLDSSMAEVEENEGIKRRGLVLKLINSLKQICNHPSQFTKNSTQDIGESGKTEVLMYTLENILQANEKVLIFTQYVKMGEIIKKLVEDKFSEEVLFLHGSLSRSKRDEQIKKFQNNPQNRIFIISLKAGGTGLNLTAAQNVIHYDLWWNPAVENQATDRAYRIGQKENVMVYRFITKGTFEEKINEMIHDKEELAQLTVGNGETFITEMNTNDLKNMLKLRK; from the coding sequence ATGATTGAAATGGCTTCAAGACCAATCACAAAAACATGGTGGGGAGAAAAATGGCTGGATGCCCTTAAGGGAGTGGATTACACCAACCGCATCGGCCGTGGAAAAACCTATGCAAACACAGGCCGTGTTTATGACATCATAATCAACGACAATCTTGCCCTGGCCAAAGTCAAGGGAAATTATCAGAGCTTCTATAATGTCAGCGTTGAGTTCAAGCAGTTCAGCCAGAGTGAAAAAAACACCATAATCAAAGCAATCTATGAAAATCCCACAGTAATGTCTGCCCTTTTAAACCGCAAGCTTCCCCGTGAAGTCTATGACCTTTTGAAAAGCCATAAAGTCAACGTTTTTCCGACTTCACACAAGGATTTGAACACTGACTGCAACTGCCCAGATTATGCTACAATCTGCAAGCACATTGCAGGATTGGTTTATATGATTGCATTGGAAATTGACAAAGATCCATTTCTTATTTTTAAGCTTAGAGGCCTTGATTTGCTTGACTCCCTAAACCTGGAAATTGAACCAACAAGCGTCAAGGATATTTCAGAGCTTTTTGAAAACTCAGACACCCCAGAGGATTCACAGCTTGACTTTTCAAAAATCCCAGACCTACACGCACAGATTTTTCAGCTTCTGGATGAAAATCCTGTCTTTTACTCAAAGGATTTTAAAAGCATTTTAGACAATATCTACAAATCCATGGCCAGATTCAGTAAAAAACGCTGCGAAAATTACACTCGCCAAGGATGGGGAACCTATGAATGGTATGTCAAAGTTGATTTTGACTATGATAACTTTAAAGGCAGTGAAGATGAATATGTCGATTGGCTGGAGGAAATATTTCTTAAGCGCTGGGGCATGCCTAATCAATGGGAGGAGTTCAAGCTAAACATCAACAACAACTATGAAATTTCCAAAATCACAACAGACAGGACCTGTCCCATCACCGATGAAGCTTTGCTTTTTGGATTTTTCACAGAACTTGGCGAAAGCAACATCACCAAATTCAACAAGGACATCAGATTCATGAATATGGTCTATCAGTTCAGTCGGGAGCTGATTAAAAAGCATGCTCTTATTCCGGAACTCTTCAAATCCAGCAAAGCATATCACATCAGATGGATTCCAGCAATATTCGATAGGGAAATCTCCAAAATCATTGATTCCCTAACTGCACAATGTCCTGATGAATTAATTACCTTTAAAAACTCCAAAATCTCAAGAAAAGACCAGATCATCACGGCGGCCAGCCTGTTTGTGAAGGGATTTTTCGAAAAATACCTGAGTCAGGGCACGTCACAGGCAATCAAGAAAAATTACGGGGAAGATGTCTTCAGATTATTTTTTATAAAGCCGCAAAAGTTCAAGAAATCCCCAACAACCCCTGAAGCAATCAGCCAATGGCTAAGCAGGTTTCAAATCAGTTCAAGGGATTATGACTTGTATCTTCTTGTTGAAGAGACCGCCAGGGGATTTGATGTGGACATCTGCGTCAATGACGAGATGGAAAACATTTATGATGCAATCGGAAAAACCAATGACCCGCTGTTAAAGACAAATCTTCTTAAGGACACATACATCATCAATGAAATCTATCCGAAATTCAACGACACCCTCAGCTTAAATGAAAATCTCAAGCTGAATTTAGATGACTTCACGAATTTCTTTTTGAATACTTTGCCGTTGTTTGAAGTAATGGGACTTAAAATTATTCTGCCAAAAAGCCTGCAGAAAATCTTCAAACCAAAGCTCAAACTGGACATCACTTCACAAAACGAGCAGTCATACATTACGTTCAATGACCTTACAGGCTTCAACTGGAAAGTTGCAATCGGAAATACGAGCTGTTCGCCTGAAGAATTCAAAAGACTTGCCGAAAAATCAAAAGGCCTTGTCAAGATTGCCAATGAATTCGTAATGCTTGATGAAAGGGATGTGAAATCCCTGATAAAGCAGATTGACAGGCTGCCTGAAAAGCTGAATCGCCATGACATTACAAAAGCCGTGCTGAGCGGAGAGATAATGGAAGGTGATGTTGAAGTAGATGGGGACTTTGACGAGCTTATAGAAAGCATCACACAATTCGATGACATCAATGTTCCACAAAACATTACCGCCAAGCTGAGGGACTATCAGAAAAGAGGATTTTCCTGGCTTGTTCAAAACATCAGGACAGGGTTTGGAAGCATACTGGCCGACGACATGGGTCTTGGAAAAACCCTGCAGGTTTTAACGGCCATCCAATACTTAAAGCAGGAAGGTTACCTTGAAAAGGAACATGTATTGGTCATTGCCCCGACAAGCCTGCTTACAAATTGGCAGGAGGAAATCAGAAAATTCACGCCGGATTTGACCTCATACATTTTCCACGGGACACACAGAAGATTCACCAAGAAGAAATATGACGTTTATCTGACATCATATGGAGTCCTAAGAAGCGACCTTGCAAAGTTCAAAAGGCATAAATGGTTCCTATGCATTATCGATGAAGCACAAAACATCAAAAATCCAGGAACAAAACAGACAAAAGCGGTCAAGTCAATAAAGGCAAAGCATAAAATTGCAATGTCCGGTACCCCCGTTGAAAACAGGTTATCCGAATACTGGAGCATTTTTGACTTTACAAACAAAGGATATCTGACAAGCCTCAAGAAGTTCAGGCAGAATTACATTGTCCCGATTGAAAAGGAGAAAAACCAGGACACTTTAAACAACTTCAGGCAAATCACACAGCCATTTATCCTAAGGCGTCTTAAAAGCGACAAGAACATCATCAAGGATTTGCCCAATAAAATCGTCAATGACATCTACTGCAATTTAACCAAAGAGCAGGTTGCGCTTTACAAGGAAACCCTTGACTCGTCAATGGCGGAAGTAGAGGAAAATGAAGGAATTAAAAGAAGAGGACTGGTTCTTAAATTGATAAATTCATTAAAGCAAATCTGCAATCATCCTTCACAGTTTACAAAAAACAGTACGCAAGACATCGGCGAATCCGGGAAAACGGAAGTCTTGATGTACACATTGGAAAATATCCTTCAAGCCAATGAAAAAGTCCTTATTTTTACCCAATACGTTAAAATGGGCGAGATTATTAAAAAACTGGTTGAAGACAAGTTCAGTGAGGAAGTGCTGTTCCTGCATGGATCCCTAAGCCGTTCGAAAAGAGACGAACAGATTAAGAAATTCCAGAATAACCCTCAAAACAGGATTTTCATCATTTCCCTAAAGGCCGGAGGAACCGGACTTAACCTGACTGCCGCTCAAAATGTAATCCATTATGATTTGTGGTGGAATCCGGCAGTTGAAAACCAGGCAACAGACAGGGCATACAGAATCGGACAAAAGGAAAATGTAATGGTTTACAGATTCATCACCAAAGGCACATTTGAAGAAAAAATCAACGAAATGATTCATGATAAAGAGGAACTGGCCCAATTGACCGTAGGAAACGGAGAGACATTCATTACCGAGATGAACACCAACGATTTAAAAAACATGCTGAAATTAAGAAAATAG